Proteins encoded together in one Benincasa hispida cultivar B227 chromosome 1, ASM972705v1, whole genome shotgun sequence window:
- the LOC120090492 gene encoding acidic endochitinase-like: protein MASFQFPDHLLTFLCFSLIVVSTAGTHRSLEVGVYSNQNINQNSLLDACNSGNYQLINIVFDVSLGNAQTPEINLISHCNSTASDDCTKFTQEIKSCQALGIRIMLSIGGGAGKYNLHNFTEATNFSIYLWNNFLGGQSNSRPLTDVVFDGVDITNDRSSWDNWSKLGEELRKLYEKQGNKFYLSAAPQCSSLDSSSHLIPQPVIFDYISVQFFGDNLICQYVNGRFEGFWKFWNDWKTFSAGKVFVKMLAAPMAEDMGYIPPDVFRTQVLPELQRSSKFGGVILWSEDLDKGYSSEINPKACGSVGAELQTANEMAEFPMSNNYDGRRGFRSCRGSCVL, encoded by the coding sequence ATGGCATCCTTCCAATTCCCCGATCATCTTCTAACTTTCCTCTGTTTCTCACTCATCGTCGTCTCAACCGCCGGCACCCACCGTAGTCTCGAGGTCGGAGTTTATTCGAACCAAAACATTAACCAGAACAGCCTTCTCGACGCCTGCAACTCCGGCAATTACCAACTCATCAACATAGTTTTCGATGTTTCACTTGGCAACGCACAAACAccagaaattaatttaatctccCACTGCAATTCAACCGCCAGCGACGACTGCACTAAATTCACCCAAGAAATCAAATCTTGTCAAGCTTTAGGCATCAGAATCATGCTCTCGATCGGCGGTGGAGCCGGTAAATACAATCTGCATAATTTCACCGAGGCCACAAACTTCTCTATATACCTATGGAACAATTTCCTTGGCGGCCAATCAAATTCACGTCCATTAACCGACGTCGTATTCGATGGCGTCGACATCACCAACGATAGAAGCTCTTGGGACAATTGGAGCAAACTCGGGGAAGAGCTAAGGAAATTATACGAAAAACAGGGGAATAAATTTTACTTGTCCGCCGCTCCACAATGTTCATCTCTGGATTCCAGTTCTCACTTGATTCCACAGCCTGTGATTTTCGACTATATTTCAGTCCAATTCTTCGGGGACAATCTCATTTGCCAGTACGTCAATGGCCGATTTGAAGGGTTCTGGAAATTTTGGAATGACTGGAAGACATTTAGTGCAGGCAAGGTATTTGTGAAAATGCTAGCGGCTCCCATGGCGGAAGATATGGGATATATCCCTCCCGATGTGTTCAGAACTCAAGTCTTGCCGGAGCTTCAACGGAGTTCGAAATTTGGCGGCGTGATTTTGTGGTCTGAGGATCTTGATAAAGGATATAGTTCAGAGATTAACCCAAAAGCATGTGGATCAGTTGGGGCGGAGTTGCAAACGGCAAATGAAATGGCTGAGTTTCCGATGAGCAACAATTATGATGGCCGACGAGGTTTTAGAAGTTGCAGAGGGTCTTGTGTGCTCTAA